One Castanea sativa cultivar Marrone di Chiusa Pesio chromosome 4, ASM4071231v1 DNA window includes the following coding sequences:
- the LOC142632585 gene encoding uncharacterized protein LOC142632585: MRNHPYLSYKSDNVLNPPAPRNFNSPHALSSSRPSLEDAFSTFIQKQSEQNQKFESMLTRLDEEVRETKRHITKLTNSLSGIERGKLPSQTQPNLINQSLKIGSKDKHEEVKAVTILRSGKEIDKSAPLITKESKETPFEEEKVETESLGLDDIEQCPIPPPFPQALKLPRKLDTTSEILEHLHQVKINFPLLHVIKQVLAYAKVIKDLSTIKRKHYVKKTAFLTEQVSAIIQHKTPPKYKDPGCPTISCTIGDYIMEHALLDLGASVNLIPFSVYQKLGLGELKPTSITLQLADCSVREPRGIVEDVLVKVEHFYYLVDFIVLDYQPVLHPNVHTPIILGRPFLATANALINCRNGRM; the protein is encoded by the coding sequence ATGCGAAACCATCCGTATTTGAGTTATAAGAGTGACAATGTGTTGAATCCTCCGGctccaaggaattttaattcACCACATGCATTATCGTCATCTAGACCTTCCTTGGAGGATGCATTTAGTACTTTCATTCAAAAGCAAAGTGAGCAAAATCAAAAGTTTGAATCCATGCTCACTAGGCTAGATGAAGAGGTAAGAGAGACCAAGAGGCATATAACTAAGCTTACAAATTCATTGAGTGGGATAGAGAGAGGGAAGCTTCCTTCCCAAACTCAACCCAATCTGATCAATCAAAGTCTAAAAATTGGCTCTAAGGATAAACATGAGGAAGTAAAAGCTGTGACCATTTTGAGGAGTGGCAAAGAGATTGATAAAAGTGCTCCTTTAATAACTAAGGAATCTAAGGAGACCCCATTTGAAGAAGAGAAGGTTGAAACTGAGTCACTTGGGCTTGATGACATTGAACAATGCCCAATCCCTCCACCATTTCCACAAGCCTTAAAATTACCTAGGAAATTGGACACCACATCTGAGatattagagcatttgcatcaagtCAAGATAAATTTTCCATTATTGCATGTTATCAAGCAAGTGCTTGCATATGCCAAGGTAATTAAGGACTTATCCACCATCAAGAGAAAGCATTATGTGAAGAAGACTGCATTCCTAACAGAACAAGTAAGTGCAATTATTCAACATAAGACCCCACCAAAGTATAAGGATCCAGGTTGTCCTACGATCTCTTGTACTATTGGAGATTACATCATGGAGCATGCATTGCTAGATCTTGGGGCAAGTGTTAATTTGATTCCTTTTAGTGTATATCAAAAGCTTGGACTTGGTGAGTTAAAACCTACTTCAATAACTTTACAGTTGGCTGATTGCTCTGTAAGGGAGCCGAGAGGGATTGTTGAGGATGTGTTGGTGAAAGTTGAACACTTTTATtatctagttgattttattgttcTAGATTACCAACCTGTTTTACATCCTAATGTTCATACCCCTATTATTTTGGGTAGACCTTTCCTTGCCACAGCTAATGCTTTAATTAATTGCAGGAATGGAAGGATGTAA